A single region of the Salvia miltiorrhiza cultivar Shanhuang (shh) chromosome 8, IMPLAD_Smil_shh, whole genome shotgun sequence genome encodes:
- the LOC131000549 gene encoding probable LRR receptor-like serine/threonine-protein kinase RKF3, which translates to MLRLIYFLLSISQLLIIPSASFAGHRGPRRNLLQNGSDSSRCPLNFEPLRGLAPNSQRPNLDTHSECQYILQGLRLVLADHLRLTNSFLPPLDSAESCWEIYESLVREYVPGFDIRRSCGFETPWIARGCMNITTRSEFEAQVPRSALDGVDTACNQSLLNNSPCASCTTSLAGIRASYLQGPSVGNVSDCTAYPFIYAAAFANQFGPADVGTTKCLFNLDFTSSHSNSKRKKIVISVVVVACVVILVLGFAVFWFLRRRKERLLKQKWKSMRTDTNMSSGLDSISASTTLIRFTFDEIKAATRNFARDHIIGRGGYGNVYKGVLPDDSEVALKRFKNCSAAGDASFTHEVEVIASVRHVNLVALRGYCTATTPLEGHQRIIVCDLMKNGSVHDHLFGLVERKLSWPIRQRIALGTARGLAYLHYGAQPSIIHRDIKASNILLDDKFEPKVADFGLAKFTPEGMTHLSTRVAGTMGYVAPEYALYGQLTERSDVYSFGVVLLEILSGKKALIAVNDGQPTLVTDWAWSLVRKGRALDVVEEDMPELGPPEVVEKYVWVAVLCSHPQLYVRPTMDQVVKMLDTDMPIPSVPERPISLIANLDDIERSVSSSGSANLSTPAGYQTYTFEHDHVEVEKEDENQNGR; encoded by the coding sequence ATGCTTCGCTTAATTTATTTTCTACTATCAATTTCCCAATTACTAATAATTCCATCGGCGTCCTTCGCCGGCCACCGTGGCCCCCGCCGGAACCTACTCCAGAACGGCTCCGATTCCTCCCGATGCCCGCTCAACTTCGAACCCCTGCGGGGGCTGGCGCCGAACTCCCAGCGCCCTAATCTGGACACCCACTCCGAGTGCCAGTACATCCTGCAAGGCCTCCGCCTCGTCCTCGCCGACCACCTCCGCCTCACCAACTCGTTCCTGCCCCCGCTCGACTCCGCCGAGTCGTGCTGGGAAATCTACGAGTCGCTCGTCAGGGAGTACGTCCCCGGCTTCGACATCCGCCGCAGCTGCGGCTTCGAGACGCCGTGGATCGCCCGCGGGTGCATGAACATCACCACGCGGTCGGAGTTCGAGGCCCAAGTGCCGCGATCCGCCCTCGACGGCGTCGACACCGCCTGCAACCAGTCGCTCCTCAACAACTCCCCCTGCGCTTCGTGCACCACCTCGCTCGCCGGAATCCGGGCGTCGTATCTGCAGGGACCGTCGGTCGGGAACGTCTCCGATTGCACGGCGTACCCCTTCATCTACGCCGCCGCGTTCGCCAATCAATTCGGCCCCGCCGATGTAGGTACGACCAAGTGTCTGTTCAATCTCGATTTCACCTCGTCCCATTCCAATAGCAAGAGGAAGAAGATTGTCATTTCTGTCGTCGTTGTCGCGTGCGTTGTGATTTTGGTTCTAGGGTTTGCTGTGTTCTGGTTCTTACGGCGTAGAAAGGAAAGATTATTGAAGCAGAAATGGAAAAGCATGCGAACTGATACTAATATGAGCTCTGGATTAGATTCAATTAGTGCTAGCACAACATTGATTAGGTTCACGTTCGACGAAATTAAGGCGGCCACAAGAAATTTCGCTAGGGATCATATAATTGGGAGAGGAGGGTATGGAAATGTGTATAAGGGCGTGTTGCCTGATGATTCAGAAGTTGCATTGAAGAGGTTCAAGAACTGTTCTGCAGCAGGGGATGCTAGTTTCACTCATGAAGTCGAGGTAATCGCTAGTGTCAGACATGTAAATTTGGTTGCATTGAGAGGATATTGCACGGCCACGACGCCTCTGGAGGGTCATCAGAGGATAATTGTGTGTGATCTGATGAAGAATGGGAGTGTTCATGATCATTTGTTTGGGTTGGTGGAGAGGAAACTGAGTTGGCCTATACGCCAGAGGATTGCCCTTGGGACGGCCAGGGGGCTCGCCTATCTGCATTATGGTGCACAGCCCTCGATTATTCATAGGGATATTAAGGCGAGTAACATTCTGTTGGACGACAAGTTTGAGCCAAAGGTGGCGGATTTTGGATTGGCCAAGTTCACACCAGAGGGGATGACACACTTGAGCACTAGAGTGGCAGGGACAATGGGATATGTGGCGCCTGAGTATGCGTTGTATGGACAGTTGACGGAGAGGAGTGATGTTTATAGCTTCGGGGTGGTGCTTCTTGAGATTTTGAGTGGGAAGAAAGCACTGATTGCGGTGAATGATGGACAGCCAACTCTAGTGACTGACTGGGCTTGGTCGTTGGTTAGGAAAGGGAGAGCTTTGGATGTAGTGGAAGAGGATATGCCGGAGTTGGGCCCTCCGGAGGTTGTGGAGAAGTATGTGTGGGTGGCTGTTCTGTGTTCGCACCCACAACTATATGTTAGGCCTACAATGGATCAGGTGGTGAAGATGTTGGATACAGATATGCCTATCCCTTCAGTACCTGAAAGGCCCATTTCTCTCATTGCGAATCTTGATGACATTGAGAGGTCTGTGAGTAGCAGTGGTTCTGCTAATTTATCGACGCCTGCTGGTTATCAGACTTACACTTTTGAGCACGACCATGTAGAGGTGGAGAAGGAAGATGAGAACCAAAATGGTAGGTAG
- the LOC131000577 gene encoding receptor-like cytosolic serine/threonine-protein kinase RBK2: protein MVKEKEREKANASSPDTVLEDFLRTAESQTDSSKASTSESLVEIDPKPVSRLAGFFQLLRFKSKRQLATLQPRNALGLSKRFSSSFREQVSIAPNALLDTNLNYFKPQWKNFSLLELQTATSNFCQGYLIGKGGYAEVYRGRLRGGQLVAIKRLTKGAMEERIADFLTELGIMAHVNHPNTAKLIGYGVEAGVYLVLELSPLGSLASMLHNPREKVEWSTRYKVALGTAKGLLYLHEGCQRRIIHRDIKAANILLTEDFEPRICDFGLAKWLPDRWTHLTVSKCEGTFGYLAPEFLMHGIVDEKTDVFAFGVLLLELITGRRALDYSQQSLVIWAKPLLKKNKIHELIDPSLAENYDAMQMNLVILAASLCVQQSSIKRPRMSQILLLLRGSCGSLDLIRKCKKLSSWKKYYKELFSAERYSFDGLNARTRSALEA from the exons ATGGtgaaggagaaagagagagagaaagcaaaTGCTAGTTCACCAGACACGGTTCTTGAGGATTTCTTGAGAACTGCAGAATCTCAAACTGATTCCTCAAAAGCAAGCACCTCGGAATCCCTAGTAGAGATCGATCCTAAGCCGGTCTCGCGACTGGCCGGATTTTTCCAGTTGTTGAGATTCAAATCCAAACGGCAGCTAGCCACATTGCAGCCCCGCAACGCGCTTGGATTGTCGAAAAGATTTAGCAGTAGCTTTAGGGAGCAAGTTAGTATCGCGCCCAACGCCCTTCTTGATACGAATTTGAACTATTTTAAGCCTCAATGGAAGAACTTTAGCTTGTTAGAACTCCAAACAGCGACCAGCAACTTTTGTCAAG GTTATCTGATCGGAAAGGGCGGTTATGCTGAGGTGTATAGAGGACGTTTGCGTGGGGGGCAGCTCGTTGCCATCAAACGCTTGACAAAAGGAGCTATGGAAGAAAGAATTGCAGATTTTCTCACAGAGCTCGGGATAATGGCGCACGTGAATCATCCCAATACTGCTAAATTGATAGGTTATGGTGTTGAAGCTGGAGTGTACCTTGTTCTCGAGTTATCTCCCCTTGGAAGCTTGGCTTCTATGCTTCACA ATCCAAGGGAGAAGGTGGAATGGAGTACTCGTTACAAGGTGGCGTTGGGAACGGCTAAGGGGTTGTTGTACCTTCACGAGGGCTGCCAAAGGCGGATCATTCATCGTGATATTAAGGCTGCAAACATATTGCTTACTGAGGATTTTGAACCTCGG ATATGTGATTTTGGCCTCGCGAAATGGCTACCGGACCGATGGACTCACCTCACCGTTTCAAAATGTGAAGGCACTTTTGG TTATCTAGCTCCCGAGTTCCTAATGCATGGAATAGTCGACGAGAAAACTGATGTATTCGCCTTTGGCGTGCTGCTGTTGGAACTCATCACTGGGCGCCGCGCCCTTGATTATTCGCAGCAAAGCCTTGTTATTTGG GCTAAGCCTCTGCTGAAGAAGAACAAAATCCATGAGCTCATCGATCCATCGCTTGCTGAAAACTACGACGCCATGCAAATGAATCTCGTGATCCTGGCAGCCTCGTTATGCGTCCAGCAATCCTCGATCAAGCGGCCACGAATGAGCCAG ATTCTGTTGCTTCTGAGAGGGAGCTGCGGCAGCCTAGACCTGATCAGGAAATGCAAGAAGCTGTCAAGCTGGAAGAAGTACTACAAGGAGCTCTTCAGCGCCGAGAGGTACAGCTTCGATGGCCTTAACGCGCGAACGCGTTCGGCCCTCGAAGCTTAA